A single region of the Halopiger xanaduensis SH-6 genome encodes:
- a CDS encoding M28 family peptidase gives MDGADDSDGDQGTDRDRNRDRDARDATLERALGRAWTDDRAWDLLTRLTELPHRMGGSEGERRAAEIVRETFSAVGLEDVRLEKFPMQQWDRRKTEFTVLGGDPATGDQHNAAPSDSDATDAGRVERSFEAIALPYSPPAEVEGPLVDVGSGTPEEIADADLRGAVAVASTTTPEGQRFVHRMEKFGHAVDAGAEAFVFANHVPGQLPPTGALKFNAEAAVPGIGVSAETGDWLSEYAERGTRARIRVDAQTREGSSQNVHGRLGPETDEEVVVVAHYDAHDITEGALDNGCGIATVAAASGILADVEEDLERTVRIVGVGCEEIGLLGSEALADQLDLESVRAVVNVDGAGRFRNLRALAHGSEPLAELAEEIASEAGQPVSREPDPHPFSDHWPFLRAGVPSLQLHSEPPEGRERGRGWGHTTADTRDKADPRNLREHAMLTALLVRELTDQSVPRIDEEELRERLREREYEPGMRAAEIWPPTWA, from the coding sequence ATGGACGGGGCGGACGACTCCGACGGCGATCAGGGCACCGATCGCGACCGCAACCGCGATCGTGACGCTCGTGACGCGACTCTTGAGCGCGCGCTCGGTCGCGCGTGGACCGACGATCGAGCCTGGGACCTGCTGACGCGACTGACCGAACTCCCCCACCGGATGGGCGGCTCCGAAGGCGAGCGCCGAGCCGCCGAGATCGTCCGCGAGACGTTTTCAGCGGTCGGTCTCGAGGACGTTCGGCTCGAGAAGTTTCCGATGCAGCAGTGGGACCGAAGAAAAACGGAATTCACCGTTCTGGGCGGCGATCCGGCGACCGGCGACCAGCACAACGCCGCCCCCTCCGACAGCGACGCGACGGACGCGGGCCGCGTCGAGCGCTCCTTCGAGGCGATCGCGCTCCCGTACTCGCCGCCCGCCGAGGTGGAAGGGCCGCTCGTCGACGTCGGCTCCGGAACTCCCGAGGAAATTGCGGACGCCGATCTGCGGGGTGCGGTCGCCGTCGCGAGCACGACCACCCCGGAGGGCCAGCGGTTCGTCCACCGCATGGAAAAGTTCGGTCACGCCGTCGACGCGGGCGCCGAGGCGTTCGTCTTCGCTAACCACGTTCCCGGCCAACTCCCGCCGACCGGCGCGTTGAAGTTCAACGCCGAAGCGGCCGTTCCCGGGATCGGCGTCAGCGCCGAAACCGGCGACTGGCTCTCGGAGTACGCCGAACGGGGTACGCGAGCCCGGATTCGAGTCGACGCGCAGACCCGGGAGGGATCGAGTCAGAACGTCCACGGCCGACTCGGACCGGAAACGGACGAGGAGGTGGTCGTCGTCGCCCACTACGACGCCCACGACATCACGGAGGGCGCGCTCGACAACGGCTGCGGCATCGCGACCGTCGCCGCCGCGAGCGGAATTCTGGCCGACGTCGAGGAAGACCTCGAGCGCACCGTCCGGATCGTCGGCGTCGGCTGCGAAGAGATCGGCTTGCTCGGGTCCGAGGCGCTGGCCGACCAACTGGACCTCGAGTCGGTGCGGGCGGTCGTCAACGTCGACGGCGCGGGTCGGTTCCGTAACCTGCGGGCGCTCGCGCACGGCTCCGAGCCGCTCGCCGAGCTCGCCGAAGAAATCGCGAGTGAGGCGGGACAGCCGGTTTCTCGCGAACCCGATCCCCATCCGTTCAGCGATCACTGGCCGTTCCTGCGCGCCGGCGTCCCGTCGCTGCAACTCCACAGCGAGCCGCCGGAGGGACGCGAGCGGGGCCGCGGCTGGGGCCACACGACGGCGGACACGCGTGATAAGGCCGATCCGCGGAATCTGCGCGAACACGCCATGTTGACGGCGTTGCTGGTGCGTGAACTGACAGACCAGTCCGTGCCGCGAATCGACGAGGAAGAACTACGCGAGCGACTCCGAGAACGGGAGTACGAGCCGGGAATGCGGGCTGCGGAGATCTGGCCGCCGACGTGGGCCTGA